The following is a genomic window from Amycolatopsis acidiphila.
GATCTCGCCGGCCCAGCCCTCGGCTTCGGCGCGAGCGCTGCGGTCGACCACGCCGGCTTCGAGTTCGTCGGGCCGGGCGAGCATCCTGGGCTTGACGTGCACCATCGGGCAGCGGATGCGGACTTCTCCGAACTTGTCGTGATCATCGCCTACTGTGTCGGACGTGAACGCGGACGGTTGGTTGACAGACACCCGGACCTCCTACGACACAGCCGCGGTCAGTTATGCCGACCAATGCGCAGCGCTATAGCCGAGCAGCCGTACTTGCGAGCAGCTCTGGCGTTGTTCGCCGACATGGTGCGCATCGTCGGCGGCGGTCCCGTGGCGGACGTCGGCGGCGGACCGGGGCACGTCACCGCTCACCTGCGCGAACTGGGTATCGACGCGTTCGGAATCGACCTTTCACCAGTGATGATCGATGTGGCGCGGCGCGACCATCCCGGGCTGCGGTTCGAGGTGGGCTCGATGACGGACTTGGCCCTCGCCGACGCCTCGATTACCGGCTTGCTCGCATGGTGGTCGTTGATTCATGTCCCCGACGATGCGGTTTCCACGGCCCTTGCGCACTTCCACGAGCATTACTGGGCCGCGTCTTCCGCGTTGACCGCGGCTGCCTTCGCCGCGGTCGAATGGCCCGGTCCTCGCAAGGCTTACGAGGGCCGGTTCGGACTCTACGCGACGCATCTCGCGGACAAGCCGTGGGACACCGAGCTGGTGACCGACGGGCTCGGCGAGCGCTGGGAACTGCTCGCGACCGACATGAAACCGTATCCGAGCTGCCACTTCACGCACGCCTTCGCCGACGCGGTGCTCGGCCTGCGCGAGGACGAGGGGATCCGGCCGGAAGACGTCGACCGCATCCGCTGCCTCATCCACCCCACCGCCGGCGCAGTGGTGTGCGAGCCGATGGAAACCAAGCGACGACCGCAAAATCTCCACGACGCTAAGTTCAGTCTCCCGTATGTGGTCGGTGCCTGCCTGGACCGCGGGCAGCTCACCCTCGCCGAGTTCACCGAGGAATCTCTTACCGACACGGCAATTCACGCCATCGCGGACCGGGTTGAGATCGCCGAGGACCCGGAAAGTCGTTTCCCGGAAGCATATTCGGCGGCGGTCGAGATCGCCCTGCGCGACGGCCGTAAGCTCGCCCGCCGTGAAGCGATCAACCGCGGGCACAGCGAACGCCCGCTGACCCACGCCGAGATCGAGGAGAAGTTCCTCGGCAACATGCGCGCGGTCACCGACGAGAGCACCCTCAAGCGCGTCCGAACCGCCGTGCTTTCGCTGGGCACCGAACGCGAGATCCGCGAGTTTGCCCTGGACTGCGCGACGTCGGGCCAGCTAGGCGGACAGGTCGGCCCGGACCAGTTCCGCCTTGGCCATCGTGTCGGCGAGGAAGGCGGGCAGCCGACAGCCGTAGCGATCGGCGAGCTCGTCGGCGAGCTCGGTGGTGACCCCCCAGCCCTGTTCCCGCAGCCACGCCACCGGGTCCCGGCGGGGCTCGGTGGCGAGCAGTCCGTCCATGTCCACGCCGATGCGCTCGGCGGCGTTCATCGTCCGCATGCTGCGATCCATGCCCGCGACATCGCCACCCGGCACCTGCTCCACCCCGATCCGGCTGCCTGGGGCCGAGCGGGCGTGGACGAGGTCGAACAGTTCCTCCTCGGCCATCGCGGGCAGATACGGCAACAGGCCCTCGGCGAGCCAGACGGCCGGCCGGGCCGGGTCGAATCCCGCCTGCTCGAGCGCGGCCGGCCAGTCGTCGCGAAGATCCGCGGCGACGGCGTGCCGACGGCAGCGCGGGCGGGCGCCCAGGTCGTCGAGCACGCGCTGCTTGAACTCGAGCACCTGTGGCTGGTCCACCTCGTAGACGTCGCGGCCGGCCAGGTCCAGCCGGTACGCCCGGGCATCGAGCCCGGCAGCGAGGATGACCACCTGCGGGGCGTCCGAGCCGGTGACGACCTCGTCGAAGAACCGCGACCGCAGCCCCACGTAGGCAGCCATCGCCGTCCACAGCTCGTCGCCGTCCGGCTCGGTCGGCAACGGCCGCGGCGGGTTCACCGCCCGGACGAACTCCGCCGCGAACGGGTCGTCGACCAGGTCGTCCGCCGAGCCCGTCGCGATCGCTCGCGCCGCCGCGACCGCCAGCGCGGTCAAGCCGACACCGGTGACGATGTCCCACTGGCGATGCGTTGCGGTCATCCCTGCCCCTTTCAACGGATCACGTTCCCGGCTCCAGGATGGCATTGCGCGATCGACCAGGTGCGGACCGTGAGCGTTTTGCCAGAATCCCGGGCTGTGGGCTGCGTCACCGCGGGTGGACGAGCTGTGGGCCGTAGCTTTTTTTCAAGAACTCGTTCTCCATCCGCAGCCGGCAGATCTCGTCTTCCATCTCCTTCACCCGGGCACGCTCCGTCGGGGTCGCTGACTCATCCGGTTCAGGGTTCTGACACCGCCAGGCGTTCACCCAGTTGCCCAACGTCCCGTCATCGACGCCCAGATCACGCGCGACCTCCGCGATCGGCTTCCCTGTCCCGATCACCATCTGCGCAGCCTCAACCTTGAACTGCGGGCTGAACCTACGACGCTGCTCGGGCATGAACAAACCCTCTCACTCGAGAAACTCTGTCCAAGATCCTTAGTACACCCCGGGCGCCCCCTGGCGTTCCAGGTCCTTGTCCGTGATCCGAATGGTTACCCGACCTATTCATCAAGCAAAATAAGAGTTTCATTCTACCGAAACGGGCCACATTACAACGGAGTGCGTTCAACAGACTTTTTTACCACGTAACGCCAATCACACCGACCCGGGACCAGAATCGGATAGCGGATCCCAGTCCCGGCGCAAGTCCGGTCAAGGTGATAAGAAAGCCGCAAGCACGACGACAAAGGACTTCCCTGACACATCGGGTATTCCTCGAACGAATCGGCCACAAGCCGAAGAAAGACGAGGGCACGCGCCGAAACCGCCGATCCGCGCAGCATGACCTCATCACTACCATTGCGAGCACGACATCATGGTTGCCCCAAACAGTCCTGAAAGGTATATCTCCCCGCATGTCGACGGCGCCGTCCCCGGGCCACGTTCGCTCGAGTTGCTTCGAAGGCAGGAACAACGCGAGTCGAATGCTCGTGTGTACCCACGGCAGCTGCCGATCGCGATAGCGGCCGGGCAAGGCCCGTTCGTCCGGGATCTCGATGGCAACGTGTTCATCGACTTTCTCAACGGTGCAGGTGTGCTTTCACTGGGACACAATCATCCGGAACTGGTCGACGCGATGATCGAGCAGCTCCGCGACCTCACTCATGGCCTCGACTTCCCCACGCCGGCCAAAGATGCGTTCACCGAAGCGCAACTGTCGATGCTCTCGCCCGGACTGCGGAGCCGCGTGAAGCTTCATTTCTGCGGCCCCACCGGTGCGAACGCCGTCGAGGCCGCGATCAAGTTATGCAAGACCGCGACCGGCCGCGGCGAGGTCGTCTCCTTCGAGGGCGGTTTCCACGGATGCAGCACCGCTGCCATGGCCCTGACCGGTGCGGTGTCGCAACGGAACCGTGTCGCCAACGGCCTGCCCGGCGTGCACTTCTTCCCGTTCTCCTACTGCGGCCGATGCCCCGTCGGGTTGACCCCCCACACTTGCACAACGAACTGTGCCGGTTATCTCGAGAGGTCGCTTCATGACCCGAATGCCGGAATCTGCCGTCCTGCGGCCGTCGTGATGGAGATGGTGCAGGGCGAGGGCGGCGTGGTGCCGGCGACCAGGGAATTCGCGCGACGCGTGCGGGAGCTGACGCGCGCGCTCGGCATCCCGCTCGTGGTGGACGAGGTACAGACCGGCTGCGGGCGGACCGGTACCTGGTTCGCGTTCGAGCCGTACGGCATCGAGCCCGACGTGATCGTCGCGTCCAAAGCGCTCAGCGGAGTGGGTTCCCCGATCGCGATCATCATGTACGACAGACACCTGGACACCTGGGCGCCCGGAGCGCACACCGGCACCTTCCGCGGCAACCAGCTGGCATTCGCCGCCGGTGCCGCGACCGTCCGAATCGTCCGGCGGGATGGCATCCTGGACAACGTCGGACGGCGGGGCGAGCAGGTGGCCGACCGCCTCTCCCCCCTGCTGACCTGCCCGCACGTCCGCGAAATCCGTGGCCGTGGCCTGATGTGGGGTATCGAGCTCGCCGATCCGGATACCGGGACGCCCGCGCCGGAATGGGCGAGTGCTGTGCAAACGCGATGCTTGCACCACGGGCTGATCGTCGAGCTGGGCGGCCGGGCGGACAGCGTGGTGCGCATCCTGCCGCCACTCAACGTGTCGGCCGAAGTCATCGACACCGCCTGCGACATCCTCGTTGCCGCGGTCAGGACGTGCTTTTCATCGGCGGAGTGATTCCGGGTTCAGCGACGTTCGGGAATGGCGCATGAGTAGTTCCTTCCACCACCCCAGCTCGCTCGGCGATCGTGTCCTGCTCGGCGCTCGCCCGGCCGTTCGCGGGTGCGCGGACGAGCGACTGCACCAGATTTTCGAACAGCGGTGCGACACCTTGCGGGCAGCAGGCCACCCGAACCAGCTCGCCGTCGATGCCGACGACGTGACTCTCACCTACGACGAGCTGGACGCACGCGCGAACCAGCTCGCCCGGTACCTGCTGGCCCGGGGAGCCCGGCCGGGTGATCGCTTGGGGCTCCTGTTCGACACCGCGGTACCCGGGTACGTCGGCATGCTCGCCGTGCTGAAGATCCACGCGACGTACGTGCCGCTCGATCCGGGTTTCCCGCCCGACCGGCTCGCCTTCATCACTGAGGACGCTGGGGTTCGGCTGGTGCTCACCCTGTCCCACCTCCGCTCTCCGCTCCACCTTGCCGGGGTGGAGGCGTTGCCGCTGGACCAGGTGGCCGCCGAAGTAGCAGCAGAGCGCAGCGACCGGCTGTCCGACGTGGGACAGGCCGGCACCGCGGGGGAACTGTGCTACGTGATCTATACCTCGGGCACGACCGGGCGTCCTAAGGGCGTCGCGATCGAGCAGGCGAGCATCTGCAACTTCGTCCGGGTGGCCGCTGAGGTCTACGGTTACCGGCCGGAGGATCGCGTTTATCAGGGCATGACCATCGCGTTCGATTTCTCGGTCGAAGAGCTGTGGGTGCCACTGGCGGTGGGCGCCACGCTGGTGCCGAAGCCGGCGGGTAGCACATTGCTCGGACACGAGTTGTGGGAGTTCCTCACCACGCGGGAGGTGACTGCCCTGTGCGGCGTGCCGACCCTGCTGGCGACCATCGAGGACGACCTTCCCGGATTGCGCTTCCTGCTGGTCTCCGGCGAGGCCTGCCCGCGCGATCTCGTGGCCCGCTGGTACCGGCCGGACCGGCGATTCCTCAACGTCTATGGCCCTACCGAAGCCACTGTCACCGCCAGCTGGACCGAGCTGCATCCCGATCGGCCGGTGACGATCGGCGTGCCGTTGCCGACCTATGCGATCGTCATTCTCGACCCTGGCAAGGATGCGGCGCTGCCTCGTGGGAGTCACGGCGAGATCGGCATCGCCGGCGTCGGGTTGGCGGCCGGCTACCTCAACCAGGACGAGCTGACCGAAAAGGTGTTCATCCCCGACTTCCTCGCCATCCCGGACAACCCGTCGGGCAAGATCTACCGCACCGGCGACCTCGGCCGCATCACCGACGACGGGGAGATCGAGTACGCAGGGCGGATCGACAACCAGGTCAAGATCCGCGGCTACCGGGTCGAGCTCACCGAGATCGAGTCGCTCCTGTTGCAGATTCCCGAGATCGCGGCCGCCGTGGTGGCCACCCACGAGCCCGAACCTGGCTCGGCCGACCTCGTGGCCTACTACCGGCTCAGGGCTGGCGCGTCCGCGGAGCCGGGAAAGATCCGTGCCCGGCTGAGTGCTCACTTGCCTGCCTATATGGTTCCCGCCTATCTGGAGGAACTGCCTCGCTTTCCCGTGTTGCCGAGCGGAAAAGTGGATCGCAAGAGGCTGCCGGCCCCACGCTCCCGCGGCCGGGCGGCGGTCGCCAACCATGTGCCACCGAAGACGCAGACCGAACGCGTGATCACAGAGCTGATGGGCGCAGCGCTCGGCGCCGGCCAGGTCTCCGTGACCAGCGATTTCTTCCGCGACCTGGGCATGAACTCCCTGCTGCTGGGACGTTTCTGTTCGCTGGCGCGCAGACGCGACGACCTTCCGCCGATAGGGATCAAGGAGCTGTACCAGCACACGACGGTCGAAAACCTGGCGGCGGCGCTGCGGGAGGCTGAGCCCGGCGACTCAGGAACGGAGGAGCTTCCACCGCGGAGGGTGCACCGCTGGGAATACCTCACCTGCGGCGCGCTCCAGATGCTGTCATTTCTCGGCTATCTCTTCCTGGACGGGGCCGCGGGGTTCAGCGCCTACCGCTGGATCGGCACCGCGGACGGGATCGGGCAGATCTACGCGCGGGCCGCCCTGATGGGCGTTGCGGCGTTCCTCGGGCTGAGCCTCGTGCCGGTGCTGGCCAAGTGGCTGCTCGTCGGACGCTGGCAGCCGCAACAGATTCCGGTGTGGAGTATGACCTACTTCCGTTTCTGGCTGATTCGGACACTGCTGCGATTCAGCCCGCTCCAGCTCTTCGCTGGCTCACCGCTGTACGCCCTGTACCTCAGGACGCTCGGCGCGAAGGTGGGGCGGAACGTCGCGTTTCTCACCCATACCGCTCCGGTGTGCACCGATCTTCTCGTGTTCGGCGACGACGCGGTGATCCGGAAAGACACCAGCATAACCGCTTACCGGGCGCGGAACGGAGCGATCGAGACGGGGCGCGTCAGCGTGGGCCGCGGTGCCTATGTCGGCGAAGCCAGCGTGCTCGACATCAACACCTCGATAGGCGACGATGCCCAGCTCGGTCACAACTCCTGCCTGCTCAGCGGGCAATCGATACCCGCGGGCGAGCACTGGCACGGCTCCCCTCCGACGACGACCACCGTGGACTACCGCCGGGTCGCTCCCACCACCTGCGGGCTCGTCCGGCGCCTTGGCTACTCGGCGACCCAACTGGCCTTGCTGCTGCTGGTCTACCTCCCGGTGCTGATAGTGCTCACCGGAGGCTTCGGCCTGGACGTGGTCACCGGCCCGGCAACGGTCACTGATTCCGCCTTCTACCTCAAGACCTTCGACTACACGACCCTGTTCATGTATGGAGCCATCCTCACGGGGCTGTTGGCGGTGGTCCTCGTGCCGCGTCTGCTGAACATCGCCGTGCGGCCAGGCCATGTCTACCCCTTGTACGGCCTGCGCTATTCCCTCACGCGTTCGATCGAACGCATCACCAACGTCAGGTGGTTCAACCTGCTGTTCGGCGACAGCGCCTACATCGTGCATTACCTGCGCATGCTCGGTTACCGCATGCCCGGTGTCGTCCAGACGGGATCGAACTTCGGCGTCGAGCACAAGCACACCATCCCGTACCTCACCACGGTCGGCCAGGGGACGATGGTCTCCGATGGACTATCCGTGATCAACGCCGACTTCTCTAGCACTTCGTTCCTGGTGTCCGAAGCCGTCATCGGTCGGGACAACTTCCTCGGCAATGACGTCCACTATCCCGCGGGTGGCCGGACCGGAGAAAACTGCCTGCTCGCCACGAAGGTGATGGTGCCGTTGGACGGACCGGTGCGCCACGACGTCGGCCTGCTGGGCTCACCCCCATTCGACATTCCCCGCACTGTGGAACGCGACCGCCGGTTCGATGCGCTCAAGACCGGCGCGATGCATCGAGAGAGGCTGATGGCCAAATTCCGGCACAACACAGTGACCATCGTGTTCTTCCTGCTCACACGCTGGCTCGACCTGTTTCTGCTCGCTTTGTTGTTCGACGCGGCCGACCATGTGCAAGGGGGGTTCAGCCCTTTGGTCCTCGCCGGCGCGACCCTGCTGGCGCTGGTCTTCAACGTCGCCTACTTCGCCCTCGTGGAGCGCGCCGCCACCGGTTTCCGGGCGCTCAGCCCGCAGTTCTGCTCGATCTACGACCCGTATTTCTGGAAACACGAGCGGTTCTGGAAGCTCAGCCTCGGCAACTGGATCAACTTGTTCAGTGGCACCCCGGCCAAACCACTCATCTGGCGCCTGCTCGGCGTCCGGATCGGACGCCGAGTCTTCGACGACGGGTGTGACATTCCCGAAAGGACACTCGTCACCGTGGGCGACGACTGCATGCTCTCCGCCGAGGCGAGCCTGCAGTGTCACTCGCTGGAGGATGGCACCTTCAAATCCGGCCCGATCCTGCTCGGCCCCGGCTGCACCGTCGGCCAGCGCACCCTCGTCCACTACGGCAGCGTCCTGGCCGAGCGCACCCTCGTCGAGTCCAGCTCCTTCGTCATGAAAGGCACCGAAACCGTTCCCCGCTCCCATTGGCAAGGCAACCCGGCCCACGAGGTTCGCTCCCCGACCCGGCCGGCCGATGCCCGCCACCACGAGTAGCAGGTGAGCCGCTGACCACGTGGCTCCTCCGGAAGCCTTCCGAACCCACTGGCTCGACCAACACCAGCCAGCACTCATGTAGCTGGTGGACCACCAAGCGGTACCCAGCCAGACGGATCAGGCTGGGTCTCATCTGCCGGCGTACGGGCAGTACCAACAGGTCAAGATCCCTCGGGGCCATCTGCCGACGGCGGCGAGCCCGCACCGACGACGGCTGAGTGCCAGGGGGTCGCACAGTAGCTATCTCGGAAACCGAGTTCGTGCACCGCGTGACCACCCAGGGACACCTGCGCCTGCCCGCCCGGACTCGGCACTCCTGCCGCCTGGTCCCGGGGATCCTGTCCTGCTGGCCGCCTACCCCGCAGCGGGGTCCTCATCGTCCACCCGCCCGGTACGCTCGACGACCTGCTCCTCCCACTCCACCGCGCACTGCTGGCGGTGACCCCCATGACCCACCGCGGACTGTTCTTGTCGGGTTCTGACTCTCGTGAGTTGATCGGGAGGCACTTGGCCTGGTGGAGGTCCTTTTGCAGGTCGGCTTAGTTCACCCCATCGCGGGGTCAATCGCGCGAGACGTCGTTCAGGTGCGCCAGTTGACCGTCTTGGGGGCGGTCAGCAGGAGCGGCGGGAACCGGCGCGGGCGCCGGCCGAGAAGGCGGCGACACCGCCGCGGCGGGCGGGAGCACCACCGGAGGAGTTGTGGCCCGACCGGGACTTCGCGGCACCGGA
Proteins encoded in this region:
- a CDS encoding transposase; this translates as MPEQRRRFSPQFKVEAAQMVIGTGKPIAEVARDLGVDDGTLGNWVNAWRCQNPEPDESATPTERARVKEMEDEICRLRMENEFLKKSYGPQLVHPR
- a CDS encoding SAM-dependent methyltransferase gives rise to the protein MTATHRQWDIVTGVGLTALAVAAARAIATGSADDLVDDPFAAEFVRAVNPPRPLPTEPDGDELWTAMAAYVGLRSRFFDEVVTGSDAPQVVILAAGLDARAYRLDLAGRDVYEVDQPQVLEFKQRVLDDLGARPRCRRHAVAADLRDDWPAALEQAGFDPARPAVWLAEGLLPYLPAMAEEELFDLVHARSAPGSRIGVEQVPGGDVAGMDRSMRTMNAAERIGVDMDGLLATEPRRDPVAWLREQGWGVTTELADELADRYGCRLPAFLADTMAKAELVRADLSA
- a CDS encoding Pls/PosA family non-ribosomal peptide synthetase, whose product is MSSSFHHPSSLGDRVLLGARPAVRGCADERLHQIFEQRCDTLRAAGHPNQLAVDADDVTLTYDELDARANQLARYLLARGARPGDRLGLLFDTAVPGYVGMLAVLKIHATYVPLDPGFPPDRLAFITEDAGVRLVLTLSHLRSPLHLAGVEALPLDQVAAEVAAERSDRLSDVGQAGTAGELCYVIYTSGTTGRPKGVAIEQASICNFVRVAAEVYGYRPEDRVYQGMTIAFDFSVEELWVPLAVGATLVPKPAGSTLLGHELWEFLTTREVTALCGVPTLLATIEDDLPGLRFLLVSGEACPRDLVARWYRPDRRFLNVYGPTEATVTASWTELHPDRPVTIGVPLPTYAIVILDPGKDAALPRGSHGEIGIAGVGLAAGYLNQDELTEKVFIPDFLAIPDNPSGKIYRTGDLGRITDDGEIEYAGRIDNQVKIRGYRVELTEIESLLLQIPEIAAAVVATHEPEPGSADLVAYYRLRAGASAEPGKIRARLSAHLPAYMVPAYLEELPRFPVLPSGKVDRKRLPAPRSRGRAAVANHVPPKTQTERVITELMGAALGAGQVSVTSDFFRDLGMNSLLLGRFCSLARRRDDLPPIGIKELYQHTTVENLAAALREAEPGDSGTEELPPRRVHRWEYLTCGALQMLSFLGYLFLDGAAGFSAYRWIGTADGIGQIYARAALMGVAAFLGLSLVPVLAKWLLVGRWQPQQIPVWSMTYFRFWLIRTLLRFSPLQLFAGSPLYALYLRTLGAKVGRNVAFLTHTAPVCTDLLVFGDDAVIRKDTSITAYRARNGAIETGRVSVGRGAYVGEASVLDINTSIGDDAQLGHNSCLLSGQSIPAGEHWHGSPPTTTTVDYRRVAPTTCGLVRRLGYSATQLALLLLVYLPVLIVLTGGFGLDVVTGPATVTDSAFYLKTFDYTTLFMYGAILTGLLAVVLVPRLLNIAVRPGHVYPLYGLRYSLTRSIERITNVRWFNLLFGDSAYIVHYLRMLGYRMPGVVQTGSNFGVEHKHTIPYLTTVGQGTMVSDGLSVINADFSSTSFLVSEAVIGRDNFLGNDVHYPAGGRTGENCLLATKVMVPLDGPVRHDVGLLGSPPFDIPRTVERDRRFDALKTGAMHRERLMAKFRHNTVTIVFFLLTRWLDLFLLALLFDAADHVQGGFSPLVLAGATLLALVFNVAYFALVERAATGFRALSPQFCSIYDPYFWKHERFWKLSLGNWINLFSGTPAKPLIWRLLGVRIGRRVFDDGCDIPERTLVTVGDDCMLSAEASLQCHSLEDGTFKSGPILLGPGCTVGQRTLVHYGSVLAERTLVESSSFVMKGTETVPRSHWQGNPAHEVRSPTRPADARHHE
- a CDS encoding aspartate aminotransferase family protein encodes the protein MVAPNSPERYISPHVDGAVPGPRSLELLRRQEQRESNARVYPRQLPIAIAAGQGPFVRDLDGNVFIDFLNGAGVLSLGHNHPELVDAMIEQLRDLTHGLDFPTPAKDAFTEAQLSMLSPGLRSRVKLHFCGPTGANAVEAAIKLCKTATGRGEVVSFEGGFHGCSTAAMALTGAVSQRNRVANGLPGVHFFPFSYCGRCPVGLTPHTCTTNCAGYLERSLHDPNAGICRPAAVVMEMVQGEGGVVPATREFARRVRELTRALGIPLVVDEVQTGCGRTGTWFAFEPYGIEPDVIVASKALSGVGSPIAIIMYDRHLDTWAPGAHTGTFRGNQLAFAAGAATVRIVRRDGILDNVGRRGEQVADRLSPLLTCPHVREIRGRGLMWGIELADPDTGTPAPEWASAVQTRCLHHGLIVELGGRADSVVRILPPLNVSAEVIDTACDILVAAVRTCFSSAE